A single window of Chloracidobacterium thermophilum B DNA harbors:
- a CDS encoding carotenoid oxygenase family protein — MAAPAPQPTTRRWNRADWLRGYTSLTEERDYWIDDIEGNLPADLCGTLYRNGPGLLERGGQSVQHPFDGDGMICAFDFTGDGRVRFRNRYVRTAGFIAESKAGRFLQRGVFGTQKPGGWLANAFDLQAKNIANTNVAYSPKKLLALWEGGKPYALDPQTLETIGEDDLGGALAGNANFAAHPHYDRRTGEMVNFGIEPGLSSTINLYTLDANLNVTAQHRWEVPGFAFIHDFALTDDYAVFFQNPVTVNPLPYWFGFRGAAECLVFQPDRPTKVHLLPRHGGRMRTYETVACFVFHHVNAHIADDVLTVDSIAYETFPSLEPGTMYRQVEIEKIAASQLFRFTINLKTGASRRERLLERAVEFPSVHPARVGLPHRWAFMAMADAPTGNAPLQGVLAYNTHTGETQTYSFAPGGYVGEPVFVPTPGATEENAGYLLQMVFDARRGTSGLAIFDARNVAGGPLARLHLRDTVPYGLHGQFVAK; from the coding sequence ATGGCTGCTCCCGCTCCCCAACCCACCACCCGCCGCTGGAACCGCGCCGACTGGCTGCGCGGCTACACGTCACTGACTGAAGAACGCGACTACTGGATTGACGACATCGAAGGCAACCTGCCGGCTGACCTCTGCGGCACGCTGTACCGCAACGGGCCCGGACTGCTCGAACGCGGTGGTCAGTCTGTCCAGCATCCGTTCGACGGCGACGGCATGATCTGCGCCTTTGACTTCACCGGCGACGGCCGGGTCCGGTTTCGCAACCGGTACGTCCGCACGGCCGGCTTCATTGCCGAGTCCAAAGCCGGACGCTTCCTGCAACGCGGTGTCTTCGGCACACAAAAGCCGGGCGGCTGGCTGGCCAATGCCTTTGACCTCCAGGCCAAAAACATTGCCAACACCAACGTGGCCTACTCGCCCAAAAAACTGCTGGCGCTGTGGGAAGGCGGAAAGCCCTACGCTCTCGACCCACAAACGCTTGAAACCATTGGCGAAGATGACTTGGGCGGGGCGCTCGCCGGCAACGCCAACTTTGCAGCACATCCCCACTACGACCGGCGCACCGGCGAGATGGTCAACTTCGGCATCGAGCCGGGACTATCCTCAACCATCAACCTGTACACCCTCGACGCCAACCTGAACGTGACGGCGCAACACCGTTGGGAAGTCCCCGGCTTTGCCTTCATCCACGACTTCGCCCTGACCGACGACTACGCCGTATTTTTTCAGAACCCGGTCACGGTCAATCCCCTGCCCTACTGGTTCGGTTTTCGCGGCGCGGCCGAATGCCTCGTCTTCCAGCCTGACCGCCCGACGAAAGTCCACCTGCTGCCACGCCACGGCGGACGGATGCGCACCTACGAAACTGTCGCCTGTTTTGTGTTCCACCACGTCAACGCCCACATTGCAGATGATGTGCTGACTGTGGATTCCATTGCGTACGAAACCTTCCCCTCGCTCGAACCGGGCACGATGTACCGGCAGGTCGAGATTGAAAAGATCGCGGCCTCGCAGCTTTTCCGCTTCACCATCAACCTGAAAACCGGCGCGTCCCGCCGGGAACGCCTGCTGGAACGCGCGGTTGAGTTCCCTAGTGTCCACCCGGCGCGGGTCGGACTCCCCCACCGCTGGGCCTTTATGGCCATGGCTGATGCACCGACCGGCAATGCGCCGCTGCAAGGCGTTCTGGCTTACAACACCCATACGGGCGAAACCCAGACGTACAGCTTCGCCCCCGGCGGCTACGTCGGCGAGCCGGTGTTCGTGCCCACGCCGGGCGCTACCGAAGAAAACGCCGGCTACCTCCTGCAGATGGTGTTCGATGCCCGACGGGGAACAAGCGGGCTGGCCATTTTTGACGCCCGGAATGTGGCCGGCGGGCCGCTGGCGCGGCTCCACCTGCGCGATACTGTCCCCTACGGTCTGCACGGGCAGTTCGTCGCCAAATAA
- a CDS encoding HD domain-containing protein, translating to MLSERYDAALVFAHQLHRHQKRKGTEIPYISHLLSVSALVLEHGGTEDQAIAALLHDAVEDQGGDAIRQEIRHRFGEDVAAIVDHCTDTDQIPKPPWRARKEAYLAHLRTTPDTARLVSLADKVHNARTILADYRTVGEALWSRFEGGREGTLWYYRRLVEIFAAGPCQPLANELERTVAELERLASLASPQAEPHA from the coding sequence ATGCTCAGCGAACGGTACGATGCGGCGCTGGTCTTCGCCCACCAGCTTCACCGCCACCAGAAGCGCAAGGGAACGGAAATCCCTTATATCAGCCACCTGCTGTCGGTATCGGCGCTGGTCCTCGAACACGGCGGCACGGAAGACCAGGCCATTGCGGCCCTGCTGCACGACGCCGTGGAAGACCAGGGCGGCGACGCCATACGGCAGGAAATCCGTCACCGCTTCGGCGAAGACGTGGCAGCCATTGTGGACCACTGTACCGACACCGATCAGATACCCAAACCGCCGTGGCGCGCGCGCAAGGAAGCCTACCTCGCCCACCTGCGTACGACGCCTGACACGGCGCGGCTGGTGTCGCTGGCCGACAAGGTTCACAACGCGCGCACGATTCTGGCCGACTACCGGACGGTCGGCGAAGCCCTGTGGTCGCGGTTTGAAGGCGGCCGGGAAGGAACGCTGTGGTACTACCGCCGCCTTGTCGAAATCTTTGCCGCCGGGCCGTGCCAACCGCTTGCCAACGAACTTGAACGCACGGTAGCGGAACTGGAACGTCTGGCATCGTTGGCTTCCCCCCAGGCCGAACCCCACGCCTGA
- a CDS encoding acyl-CoA thioesterase, with protein MATDSALPSSVISRLRVRYAETDQMGVVYHANYLVWMEIGRTDYCRACGYAYRAMEAAGLRLVVAEARVRYLSPARYDDDIHLTTRLLALRSRQVVFGYDIRRATDDTLLATGETTHLPTNHAGRIIRLPADIHAALSTGPTGQAA; from the coding sequence ATGGCGACGGATTCAGCCCTGCCTTCCAGTGTCATTTCGCGCCTGCGCGTCCGGTACGCCGAAACCGACCAGATGGGCGTGGTCTATCACGCCAACTATCTGGTCTGGATGGAAATCGGACGTACTGACTACTGCCGGGCCTGCGGATATGCCTACCGCGCGATGGAAGCCGCCGGACTGCGCCTTGTCGTGGCGGAAGCGCGGGTGCGCTATCTGTCGCCGGCCCGTTACGACGACGACATCCACCTCACCACCCGTCTGCTGGCGCTGCGCTCGCGGCAGGTTGTCTTTGGTTACGACATCCGGCGCGCCACCGACGACACCCTGCTGGCCACGGGCGAAACGACACACTTGCCGACGAACCACGCGGGCCGCATCATACGCCTGCCGGCAGACATCCACGCGGCACTCTCCACCGGCCCCACCGGACAGGCGGCATAA
- a CDS encoding radical SAM protein — MADRPYLFYELTNAICATCFQKVEAKIVIEGERVFMHKFCPTHGRERVLISTDAAFYRQQRQFLKPGQLVRQFNTPIRYGCPYDCGICPDHEQHGCLTIVEITDHCNLTCPICYADSGPHRPTHRSLEQVEFMLDCVVRNEGEPDIVQISGGEPTLHPAFFGILDAARRRPIKHLMINTNGIRIAQDEAFAERLAGYMPGFEVYLQFDSLRPAALCDLRGLDLRAVRERALERLDRLKVSTTLVVTLKKGVNDDEIGDIIAFALQHPCVRGVTFQPVQAAGRTEHFDPARDRLTLGEVRQQLLRQVPWLRPQDVLPVPCHPDCLAMAYALKLGGDIIPLTGLIDPQMLLAGEGNNTIAYEHQAAFREQLFRTFSTGHSPDGQALSLKQLLCCLPLVNVPASLSYENVFRILIVQFMDAHNLDIRSVKRSCVHIVHPDGRIIPFDTFNLFYRDDREAQLVALRQRVAAPAAPLPEATRH, encoded by the coding sequence ATGGCTGACCGCCCCTACCTGTTCTATGAGCTGACCAACGCCATCTGCGCGACATGTTTCCAGAAGGTCGAGGCCAAGATTGTCATCGAAGGCGAGCGGGTGTTCATGCACAAGTTCTGCCCGACGCACGGGCGCGAACGGGTGCTCATTTCCACGGATGCCGCGTTTTACCGGCAGCAACGGCAGTTTTTGAAGCCCGGCCAACTCGTCCGGCAGTTCAACACGCCTATTCGGTATGGCTGTCCGTATGACTGCGGCATCTGTCCTGATCACGAGCAGCATGGCTGCCTGACCATTGTCGAGATCACCGACCACTGCAACCTGACCTGTCCGATTTGCTATGCCGATTCGGGGCCCCATCGTCCGACCCATCGCAGCCTCGAACAGGTTGAGTTCATGCTCGACTGTGTCGTACGCAATGAAGGCGAGCCGGACATCGTGCAGATCAGCGGCGGCGAACCGACGCTGCACCCGGCATTTTTCGGGATTCTCGATGCCGCCCGCCGCCGTCCCATCAAGCACCTGATGATCAACACCAACGGCATTCGCATCGCCCAGGACGAAGCCTTTGCCGAACGGCTGGCTGGCTACATGCCCGGCTTCGAGGTGTACCTTCAGTTCGATTCCCTGCGGCCCGCCGCCCTCTGTGACCTGCGCGGACTGGACCTGCGGGCCGTCCGTGAGCGCGCGCTGGAACGGCTCGACCGGCTGAAGGTCTCCACAACCCTTGTCGTCACCCTCAAAAAGGGCGTCAACGACGACGAAATTGGCGACATCATCGCCTTTGCCCTTCAGCATCCGTGCGTGCGCGGTGTGACCTTCCAGCCGGTACAGGCCGCCGGACGGACCGAACACTTCGACCCGGCGCGTGACCGCCTGACGCTGGGCGAAGTACGGCAGCAACTGCTGCGGCAGGTCCCGTGGCTGCGCCCCCAGGATGTCCTGCCCGTTCCCTGCCATCCCGACTGTCTGGCCATGGCCTACGCCCTGAAACTCGGCGGAGACATCATCCCGCTGACCGGACTCATTGATCCGCAGATGCTGCTGGCCGGCGAAGGCAACAACACCATCGCCTACGAGCACCAGGCGGCGTTTCGGGAGCAACTGTTCAGGACGTTTTCCACGGGCCACTCCCCGGACGGGCAGGCGCTTTCCCTCAAACAACTCCTCTGCTGCCTGCCGCTGGTCAACGTTCCGGCATCGCTGAGCTACGAGAACGTCTTTCGGATTCTCATCGTGCAGTTTATGGACGCCCACAATCTCGACATCCGCTCGGTGAAGCGGTCGTGTGTCCACATCGTTCACCCTGACGGGCGGATCATCCCCTTCGACACCTTCAACCTGTTTTACCGCGACGACCGCGAGGCACAGCTTGTGGCGCTGCGGCAGCGCGTCGCCGCTCCGGCGGCCCCGCTGCCGGAAGCAACGCGGCACTGA
- a CDS encoding prolipoprotein diacylglyceryl transferase produces MSFPYDLRLPGVTIPIHLVCEILAYTVGFRLYLRARRRQPGGMTVEQAVWTLVGCLAGAALGSKLVAWLEVFPLYWQHRANPLIWLQGKSIVGGLLGGWLGVEVAKRFAGVSQATGDAYVFPLIVGIAIGRIGCFLTGLSDGTCGIATSLPWGVDFGDGLRRHPTQLYEILYLTGLGWLLWTWKLPGAPDGARFRQFLIGYFAFRFAIEFIKPHPFPYLIGLTAIQFVALLGLVAAAISLWRQWRPTLPHAPATAHSTAKGSPAHG; encoded by the coding sequence ATGAGCTTCCCCTACGACCTGCGGCTGCCCGGCGTCACCATTCCGATTCATCTGGTCTGTGAAATTCTGGCCTACACGGTTGGCTTTCGGCTCTACCTTCGCGCCCGCCGCCGGCAACCCGGCGGAATGACGGTCGAACAGGCAGTCTGGACGCTCGTCGGCTGCCTGGCCGGCGCGGCCCTTGGGTCAAAGCTCGTCGCCTGGCTGGAAGTCTTCCCGCTCTACTGGCAGCACCGCGCCAACCCGCTCATCTGGCTTCAGGGAAAGTCCATCGTGGGCGGGCTGCTGGGCGGCTGGCTGGGTGTCGAAGTCGCCAAACGCTTTGCCGGCGTTTCGCAGGCCACCGGCGATGCCTACGTCTTTCCGCTCATCGTGGGTATCGCCATCGGACGGATCGGGTGCTTTCTCACCGGTCTCTCCGACGGCACCTGCGGCATCGCCACCAGCCTGCCCTGGGGCGTTGATTTCGGCGACGGCCTCCGCCGCCACCCAACCCAGCTCTATGAAATCCTCTATCTGACCGGGCTTGGCTGGCTGCTCTGGACATGGAAGCTGCCCGGCGCACCGGATGGCGCGCGGTTTCGCCAGTTTCTCATCGGCTACTTCGCCTTCCGCTTCGCCATCGAGTTCATCAAGCCGCATCCGTTCCCTTACCTCATCGGACTGACGGCCATTCAGTTTGTGGCTTTGCTCGGCTTGGTTGCGGCTGCCATCAGCCTGTGGCGTCAGTGGAGACCAACGCTCCCCCACGCCCCCGCAACGGCCCACTCCACGGCGAAAGGAAGCCCGGCCCATGGCTGA
- a CDS encoding F0F1 ATP synthase subunit epsilon translates to MSLTLDIVTPERAFPSQTVDEVVLPALDGEIGVLPGHAALMSQLGVAGLLTYRQGGKETLAFVAQGFVEVLGNRVTVLTERAELAEDIDIEEARTRLREAELALRKAEAERPDEDLSRLRAELEAALVRVKTAERYMSR, encoded by the coding sequence ATGTCTCTCACACTCGACATCGTTACCCCCGAACGGGCGTTTCCTTCCCAGACCGTGGATGAAGTCGTCCTGCCGGCGCTGGATGGTGAAATCGGTGTCCTCCCCGGCCACGCCGCCCTGATGTCACAACTTGGTGTGGCTGGTCTTTTGACCTATCGCCAAGGGGGAAAGGAAACCCTGGCGTTCGTGGCGCAGGGTTTCGTGGAAGTTCTGGGCAACCGCGTCACCGTGCTGACCGAACGGGCCGAACTCGCCGAAGACATTGACATCGAGGAAGCCCGGACGCGCCTGCGTGAAGCCGAACTGGCGCTCAGGAAAGCCGAAGCCGAACGCCCCGATGAAGACCTTTCCCGTCTGCGCGCCGAACTGGAAGCAGCGCTGGTGCGCGTCAAAACCGCCGAACGCTACATGTCCCGCTGA
- a CDS encoding OsmC family protein: protein MAVEITGKYLGALRVEMTHGPSGALLQTVAPTDNQGDGSCFSPTDLVAAALGSCMMTLMGIVAQRDGLDLSGAHFRVVKHMQTTSPRRVASLPITFHLPGHIPAEARPKLERAALTCPVHHSLHPDIESKVEFLYDL, encoded by the coding sequence ATGGCTGTTGAAATCACTGGCAAGTATCTCGGCGCTTTGCGCGTTGAAATGACCCACGGACCCTCCGGGGCACTTCTGCAAACCGTGGCCCCGACGGACAACCAGGGGGACGGAAGCTGTTTTTCGCCAACGGACCTCGTGGCGGCGGCGCTTGGCTCCTGCATGATGACCCTGATGGGTATCGTTGCCCAGCGCGACGGCCTCGACCTTTCCGGCGCACATTTCCGCGTCGTCAAACACATGCAGACGACCTCGCCGCGCCGTGTGGCATCCCTACCCATCACCTTTCACCTGCCGGGTCACATTCCAGCCGAGGCCCGTCCCAAACTCGAACGTGCGGCCCTGACCTGCCCCGTTCACCACAGCCTGCACCCGGACATTGAAAGCAAGGTTGAGTTCCTTTACGACCTGTGA
- a CDS encoding RNA-guided endonuclease InsQ/TnpB family protein codes for MHLKVQRQRKDWAIKQARCVVASHDVVAYEDLQVKNLVKNHHLAKSIHDAGWSQFTAWLDYYGKVWDKAVVSVPPQYTTQDCSHCEHRVVKTLSTRTHSCPKCGFESDRDQNAALNILKKGLSILGMEWQNSTFGQKGTASKEGTLGERCTAALEGQPDEVSALAEPRTRIPCL; via the coding sequence GTGCATCTGAAAGTCCAACGCCAGCGTAAAGACTGGGCAATTAAGCAGGCACGGTGCGTGGTGGCATCTCACGATGTCGTGGCGTATGAAGACTTGCAGGTGAAGAACCTGGTCAAAAATCATCATCTTGCCAAATCCATTCATGATGCTGGCTGGTCTCAATTCACTGCGTGGCTGGACTACTACGGCAAGGTGTGGGACAAGGCAGTAGTCAGCGTACCGCCGCAGTACACCACACAGGACTGTAGTCACTGTGAGCATAGGGTAGTAAAAACCCTATCCACTAGAACCCATAGTTGTCCTAAATGTGGATTTGAATCAGACAGAGACCAGAATGCGGCTTTGAACATCCTCAAGAAGGGACTAAGCATCTTGGGAATGGAGTGGCAAAACAGTACCTTTGGGCAAAAGGGAACTGCCTCGAAAGAGGGAACGCTTGGGGAGAGATGCACCGCTGCTTTAGAGGGGCAACCTGATGAAGTAAGTGCGCTCGCAGAACCAAGAACAAGAATCCCCTGCCTTTAG
- a CDS encoding RNA-guided endonuclease InsQ/TnpB family protein translates to MEAKLLNGTAEQYQALDEAIRTAQFVRNKCVRYWMDNKSVNKAVLYAHCKDLAKEFDFVRKLNSAARQASAERAWASISRFYTNCRNKAVKKGYPKFKRHCRSVEYKVSGWKLSGDGMSITFTDGFNAGAFALYCNGEARHHILNSKINRVRVIRRADGYYAQFCLDVERKEQGAYTGNVIGIDLGLRAFYTDQNGNPVEYPKFLRRSERRLKQHQRRLSSEVQEGGKIPIQELPQAKKATGQSASESPTPA, encoded by the coding sequence ATGGAAGCCAAGCTACTCAACGGGACAGCAGAGCAGTATCAGGCTCTGGATGAAGCCATCCGTACCGCACAGTTTGTCAGAAACAAATGTGTGCGGTACTGGATGGACAACAAGAGTGTAAACAAAGCTGTTCTCTATGCCCACTGCAAAGACCTGGCCAAAGAGTTTGACTTTGTCAGGAAGTTAAACTCAGCGGCAAGGCAGGCAAGTGCAGAGCGAGCCTGGGCTTCCATTTCTCGGTTCTATACCAACTGCAGAAACAAGGCGGTCAAGAAAGGGTATCCCAAGTTCAAGAGGCATTGCCGTTCTGTGGAATACAAGGTATCTGGCTGGAAGCTGTCAGGAGATGGAATGTCTATCACCTTCACTGATGGCTTCAATGCTGGTGCTTTTGCTCTGTACTGCAATGGTGAGGCAAGACACCATATCCTAAACTCCAAAATCAATCGGGTGCGGGTGATACGCAGGGCAGATGGGTACTATGCTCAGTTCTGCTTGGATGTGGAGCGCAAAGAGCAGGGAGCATACACAGGCAATGTTATTGGCATTGACTTGGGCTTAAGGGCTTTCTACACCGACCAGAACGGCAACCCTGTAGAGTATCCTAAGTTTTTGAGGCGTAGTGAAAGGAGGTTAAAGCAACACCAGCGCAGATTAAGTTCGGAAGTTCAAGAAGGGGGCAAAATCCCAATCCAAGAACTACCACAAGCAAAGAAAGCGACTGGGCAAAGTGCATCTGAAAGTCCAACGCCAGCGTAA
- a CDS encoding S8 family peptidase, with amino-acid sequence MKKSLALAFALLLAGGMTATTFSQISRPLPPSAGGSGRDEYPVDVAGEPRYVANQVIIQYYEDADERSRAEVRAMIGAARATTLLSSDERRMLEAGTPLRNGMERPAGEVELDTLPPGLSVKEACEILRGHRAVKSVEPNWIYTKLQAARPNDPLFLNGSMWGMYGYRTGSGTSNQYGSEAAAVWSTSVTNGTGSRNIYVGVIDEGIQVNHPDLQANIWVNPFDPVDGRDNDGNGYVDDTHGWDFANNDRTVYDGPASGSTNIDSHGTHVAGTIGAVGNNGIGVVGVNWRVTMISAKFLGAQGGTTANAIRAIDYFTDLKVRHGLDIVATNNSWGGGGYSQALFDAISRAQARNILFVAAAGNESNDNDRRPSYPASYSHNCIIAVASITSTGALSSFSNYGRTSVDLGAPGSNIQSTLPASRYGSLSGTSMATPHVTGVVALYAARRSARGLTIKNNIMNSVYRISSLNGRCVSNGTLDANALFRNY; translated from the coding sequence GTGAAAAAGTCACTGGCCCTTGCGTTTGCGCTTTTGCTTGCCGGAGGTATGACGGCAACCACTTTCAGCCAGATCAGCCGCCCGCTGCCGCCGTCGGCAGGTGGTAGTGGACGCGACGAATACCCGGTGGACGTAGCCGGTGAGCCGCGTTACGTGGCCAATCAGGTCATCATCCAGTACTACGAAGACGCTGATGAGCGCAGCCGCGCCGAGGTGCGCGCCATGATTGGCGCCGCCCGTGCGACAACGCTGCTTTCGTCCGACGAACGGCGTATGCTCGAAGCTGGCACGCCCCTGCGCAACGGTATGGAGCGCCCGGCCGGTGAGGTTGAACTCGACACCCTGCCGCCGGGTCTGAGCGTCAAGGAAGCGTGCGAAATTCTCCGCGGCCACCGGGCCGTCAAGTCGGTTGAACCCAACTGGATTTACACCAAGCTTCAGGCAGCGCGTCCCAACGACCCGCTCTTCCTGAACGGCTCGATGTGGGGGATGTATGGCTACCGGACCGGCAGCGGCACGAGCAATCAGTACGGCAGTGAAGCCGCCGCCGTGTGGTCCACCTCGGTGACGAATGGCACCGGTTCACGCAACATCTACGTCGGCGTCATTGACGAAGGCATCCAGGTCAACCATCCCGACCTGCAGGCCAACATCTGGGTCAACCCCTTCGATCCCGTGGATGGACGCGACAACGACGGCAATGGCTATGTGGATGACACGCATGGCTGGGACTTCGCCAACAACGACCGGACGGTGTATGACGGGCCGGCTTCCGGTTCGACCAACATTGACTCCCACGGCACGCACGTGGCCGGCACGATTGGTGCCGTAGGCAACAACGGCATCGGCGTCGTCGGCGTCAACTGGCGCGTGACCATGATTTCGGCCAAGTTCCTGGGTGCGCAGGGCGGCACAACAGCCAACGCCATCCGCGCCATTGACTACTTCACCGACCTCAAGGTGCGGCATGGGCTGGACATCGTTGCCACGAACAACTCGTGGGGCGGCGGCGGTTACTCGCAGGCGCTGTTCGATGCGATTTCCCGCGCCCAAGCGCGCAACATTCTCTTCGTGGCGGCAGCGGGCAACGAGTCCAACGACAACGACCGCCGTCCGTCCTACCCGGCCAGCTACAGCCACAACTGCATCATTGCCGTGGCTTCCATCACGAGCACCGGCGCGCTGTCTTCCTTCTCGAACTACGGCCGCACGAGTGTTGACCTCGGCGCGCCCGGCTCTAACATTCAGTCCACGCTGCCGGCGAGCCGGTATGGCTCTCTGAGCGGCACTTCGATGGCAACCCCGCACGTCACGGGTGTGGTCGCACTGTACGCCGCCCGGCGTTCGGCGCGCGGCCTCACCATCAAGAACAACATCATGAACAGCGTCTATCGGATTTCATCCCTCAACGGCCGGTGCGTCAGCAACGGCACGCTGGATGCCAACGCGCTGTTCCGTAACTACTAA